A stretch of the Lactuca sativa cultivar Salinas chromosome 9, Lsat_Salinas_v11, whole genome shotgun sequence genome encodes the following:
- the LOC111908763 gene encoding uncharacterized protein LOC111908763 translates to MQIRGLPITLDCCHPVNVVEAAVTISDVVYSPIYAAAFSSTKIKYPPIYSYKPIPLGATSRISVPFAASCSKGDSGESLNDCSDTDLQQVSEPPPTGADDIEVKIEKLSKNRRRIRSKVAVEASLETIWGILTDYDRLADFIPGLAVSQVLDKKINFARLLQIGEQKLAFGLVFNAKGIVDCYEKDFERLPCGQRRDIEFKMIEGDFSLFEGKWSIEQLTDEKRFDQQYHTTLSYAVDVEPKMWLPVQLVEGRLCKEIKMNLFSIREVAQKASDNISSF, encoded by the exons ATGCAGATACGCGGGTTACCCATTACTTTGGACTGCTGCCATCCAGTGAACGTGGTGGAGGCTGCCGTTACCATTTCCGATGTTGTCTATAGCCCCATTTATGCTGCTGCTTTTTCATCCACCAAAATCAAATACCCTCCAATTTACAGTTACAAACCAATACCCCTTGGAGCGACTTCACGAATTTCAGTACCTTTCGCTGCATCCTGTTCCAAGGGAGATTCCGGCGAGTCATTGAACGATTGCAGCGATACTGACTTGCAACAAGTGTCCGAACCACCTCCCACTGGAGCTGATGATATTGAGGTTAAGATAGAAAAATTAAGCAAAAACCGAAGGAGAATCCGGTCCAAGGTAGCCGTCGAGGCCAGTCTCGAAACCATTTGGGGCATCCTGACCGATTATGATAGGCTGGCCGACTTCATCCCTGGTCTCGCTGTAAGCCAGGTGCttgataaaaaaattaattttgccCGTCTTCTTCAG ATTGGGGAGCAAAAACTGGCATTTGGTTTGGTTTTCAATGCTAAAGGCATTGTTGATTGTTATGAAAAAGATTTTGAAAGGCTTCCATGTGGTCAAAGGCGTGATATAGAGTTTAAAATGATTGAGGGTGATTTTTCACTCTTTGAAGGGAAGTGGTCTATTGAGCAG TTGACTGATGAAAAGAGGTTTGACCAACAGTATCATACAACTCTTTCATATGCAGTTGATGTGGAGCCCAAAATGTGGTTGCCTGTTCAACTTGTTGAAGGCCGGCTTTGTAAAGAGATAAAAATGAACCTTTTCTCCATCAGAGAAGTAGCACAAAAAGCATCTGATAATATTTCTTCTTTTTAG